TGGCATGCTATCACGTTagcgtttttttttaatatgaaaatTGGGCGCGAGTACATTAGAGTCTCTCGTAAAGGTTTAACACTAaatcgataaaattaaaaaaatttggactcaTTGACGTGGTACAATTAATTTATGACTGATTATACAACTTCTCATGTTTTCCTTATCATTAATGTGATTACATATTATTGGGGAGAGACTTACTGTCTTTTGGTAAAATCATGCGTCTACGAGTTGAGTCTTTCTTCATAATCCTTGACAACTTATCTCGGATCAAAGTTACCCGTTTCGATCGAATGCCATTCTAATGCGAATCAAAACCGACACGAGAACCATCCCGATCGCTATTTTTCGCGACCCCGTGCGACCAAATGCTTTTGGCAATCGAAGGCGTCTCGACCGCACCGACCTTCTTCCTCGGCTCGAACCCCGACTAACGTGTTTGTTGCCGTACCAAAGATCTCGGCGAGGTTTTGTATACGCGGCGGGGCGACGGACGCGGCGACGAGTGGTATCCTTTGACCTACATGGACAAAGCACGGTCATAGAGAGTATTGTCCTCATCTGGTGAAGCTCATGCATGACGTAATAGAAAGTGTTGGCGGGAATGGTCGGGCCAAGGCATGATTGTTTGACTCaaactcttcttcctctttttgagaaacgCCGCTGTCCCTGCTCCCTTCGGTTTCGTTGGATATTGTCAGTCCTTCTTAAGTACAGACTGGCGACCTTTCGCATGTTCGACCGTCCTTACACGGGGataaaagggaagagaaaagagTTTGGACGGTGGTGGGCGACCCCCTTCAAATTCTCAATCTCAGGTGACATGTTGGAGACATTATCTCAACTAATTCTCGGTTTCACACGCGCTATTATTCCCATCTTCATCGTCTAAACCTACTCGTTTGACTCGGTTCGACgcttttcaaattctccttctCTTGGgtacccttttttttcttccgctCCAAGCTCTCTTGACTGACGGTTTTTTCTCAGTCGAGGAAGGCTCTATGACCTATCTTAGCTTATGAGACGTACTTTTCGTTTTCATTGTTAGGAATCGACCGTGCTTGAGATCTCCGGACAAGAAGTCCAGCAGAATCGAGGGGGAATGTGGCAAGTTCCTATTGCTATGGAAGTGGTTATACGAATTCTTCGAGTTTTGGAAACTCTCATCTTTCAATCTAAATCTTGATGTGGGAACTCTTCTCTCCCGATCTTGGTCTAGATATGGGAGATCTTTAGAAGTGTTTCCACGCTCAACTAATTAATCTCTCACGATTTAAATCTAGATTTGGGAGCTTGTTCAACATGTTTTTGGTGTCTATGTATAGTGATAATGTTGCAGGTGCTGAACTTAGGTATGAAGGCCCACTAGGCAAACCGTAATTATTGGAGAAAGTGATTACAATGTGTGCTAATCACTTATGACTATGCGAGATCCGATAAGTGACCatcatttattttgtttgatgcTGAGACAGATCCGTTCTTGTGAGATAAGAGTGTGCTTACCTCGGCAATTTGTGCTTTGTTGTTCTAAGTTATTGTTTgtgatttgttttcttttgaaacTATCATATATCATATTGAGATATGAATAAAATATTtactatagaaaaaaaaaaaacaatggtaaatgatacaaatggtctATGAGCAttagcccaatgtgtaatatgGTCTCTCAATTTttgcccaatgtgtaatgttcGCCCTTGAACCTTTAATctgttcaatttggtccttagacttttgatacatgttcaatttagttcttggactgtatgaaaatgttcaatgttatttCCGAACTTAAATTACTAGAAggacaatattaaacattttcacatagtCCAAGGACTAAATCGAACAAGTATCAAAAGTCTAAAGACCACatggaataaattaaaagttcggagatgacattgcacatcgaACTAAAATTCAGGGATaatttatgtcgttatcaaaaaagaaaaattatatccTCTTCTCCTTCGATGGCCTTCTTGGCCCTCGTGGCTAGGTTCGTTGGACATTAGGAAGACAAGAGAGTTGGGGCAATAGGGAACTTGTCGCAATGTTCCTTATATAACTCTTTTCGCATGCACCGACTTTTTCTCTTCGCGGGCCACATTCAACGTTCTGTTTCCCAGTGCGTTGTGATCGAAAAACTTTAGGCGTGTGATAAGCGCATTTCGAAGGTGGCGAGAGTGTTTTCTTCCCCAAATTGACGCATTTGGATCTCCACGTGGTGCTTAGAGGGGGACACGTGTTCATTTGATGTCCACTTGTAAAACGTGAAAAGGGTTTCCTTATTCGATATGTCATAGTTACAGATACGCGGGGATGTCGATTCAGCTCCTAGGCTTTTcgattttgttaattttgttcTAAACCTATGCACGGAACGCCAAcgtagggtgggtttggttcagcatttccAAAGCCCATTGGAGCCTCAAAGTCCCTTGGAGAAAATGCAGGGCGTTTAGTAATCATTCTCAAGGGGCTTTTGGATGAAAGTTGGCTTTGAGAATGCTGAAagctttcaaatttcaattttgctccccttttttttttgttatattattttttaaataaaaaatccaaaccctAAGTTACGGTTGCCGGCCGGTCAGGGCTGCGACTAGCGGCCGTTTCTGAGGTCACGCGACCCCTAGAGTTCCTCACTTGGGCTCGCATGGCCTAGGCGACGGCCTCTGGCAGTTGCTAGACCCTTGGCGGCTTCGGCCCATGACCGCCGGCAAGCTAGATCCGGCTTGCCGGGGCCAAACCCTAAGGTTTGGATTTtatctattatttattttttatttaaataaatatgatAAAAAGAACCTTTGCAAATTTGTTTTGCTAGACACTAGTTAGCCCAAAGCTGTTTTACAAaggatttttttaccaaatgccatttgcattttcccaaagcccCTTAAGCTAAAAGtctttgcatttccccaaagcctATTTCCAAAGTTGAACTAAACCCATCCGTAATTCTTACGAATGATTTTCACCGAGAGACAACATTGTTGTTCAATTATCTCTGGCGGTCCTATGTGACACATTATCTCGTGTTACAATTATAATTTAGAACTGATTGGACAACTTCTCGTGTTTTCCTTATCATTAATGTGATCACATATTATTGGGGAGAGAGTTGCTGTCTTTTGGTAGAATCATGCGTCCTCTCAGGTACGAGTTGAGTCCTTCATAATCCACGAATGATtagagttacttttatttttatagactAATAAACAAtacttcatatatatatatatggtaataaaaaattactttaCCAAGtgataagtcaatttttttatttggtgttACCTTAATTTCCACACAATTTGTTGTATCGTTCTATAAACTAATAGTATGCCGGTCTTCACTAATTAGTAGCCCTAGCATTGCTCCGACGGATTCCATTCGAGTCGGGGTTGACAACTTATCTCTGATCAAAGTCACACGTTTCGATTGAACGCCATTCCAATGCGAATCAAAACCGACGTAAGAACTATCCCGATCTCTATTTTTCCCGCCCCCATGCGGCGAAATGCTTCCGGAAACCGATGGCATCTCGACTGCACCGACCTTCTTCCTCGGCTCGAACCCCGACTAACGTGTTTGTTGCCGGACCAAAGATCTCGGCAAGGTTTTGTATACGCGGCGGCGTGATCAACGTGACGCGTGGTATCCTTTGACCTAAATGGTAAAAGCACGGTCGTCTGTTTGGTCATAGAGAGGTTGCTCGTATGGGGCTGGGTCCGGATCGGTTTGAAGCTTTTACATTGAATTCAGAAATCAAGTGTTCAATGCGGTGGCTTCCGACAGCGACGTGGAGGAGGCGATGCATGTATCTACAAATATTTCACGATGATACACCGCTAAATTAAGAATAAAACCCTAAAAACACTACCCTGTAATGTTGATCCACTTATTTATTATCATCATGTAATGATCAACATCAAGGCAAAGATTTTGGAAAAAAGGACGGGTACAAGATGAGTTTCCTCtggcaagaaacaaaaattcTGCCGGAGTAATTTTCCATTTGAAAAGCTCTTCAGAAGTTCCAGAGAAATGATGGTTGGTGACAATCGCCGCCACCGTCATTCTCGTCTTCTGTGTTGTTTGCTGTTGCTGATGCTTGCGGCGGAGGCACCAACTCATGACCGCCCACGTAGTCCAGCCCTCCGTAAAGCCCGTATCCAGAGCAGGGGCATTCGTTGTCGTCCAACGCATTCAAGAACGACCAGTCCATGTCATTGCTCCCACTGTCGTCTCCTTCTCGGGCCGCGGATGGCGAAGTGCCATGCCCGTGCCCGTCGTCCTTGCTTCTGCTCTGCTCTGAGGTCTCGGGGGCCTCGTGGGCGAACCGGGCGGCGACGGCCCGGATCTCCTGGGGAGTGAGGCCATCGGCCCCAGCAAAGTCTGGCGGGGTCTCGGGGAAGTTGAACTGCGCATGTCGGCCCCGCAGGCAGTAGAGCGCTGCGTCGAAGGCCCTCGCCGCTTTCTCGGGGGAGTCGTACGACCCGAGCCATATCCGCTCCCGGCTGTTTGGGAGCCGGATCTCGGACACCCACTTGCCCCACTTGCGCAGCCTCACCCCCTTGTACCGGGCCCCGCTGCTGCCGGCCTCCGCATGGCGCCCCAAGGCTCCGGTCTCCTCGTCCATCGCGACAAATCGCTGCTCGACCTGTGAGAAGAACGGATGTAATCTAGTAGACAAGAGAGTTTCCTTTTGAGGCTTATATAGTTTCCGAGCTCGGGTGCGCTAAGGCGTGTTGATCTGGTCTTGACGGCTTTGGGAAGGGATGACACAGGGACCAGTGGGGAGGCATGCTGACATGGCGAAACGCGGTAGGGCCAGTAACAGAGTGAAAAGGCCCGAAGTATGACCACGTTGGAATTGGTCCCGCTTGCCCCAGCCTCTCCGTCGGCGCGTGGAGTCCATTCGCGGTTTCACAATGCAGTTGGGCCTCTTGTTGTGGATATATCGCACGAATCCCCTCGTGAACTTCGAGACGGTAtttgttcccaaaaaaaaaaaaaaaaaaatttttggagacagtatttgaccaaaaaaaaaaaaaattcgagatagGACACTGTTGCTCCTGAACTTTTCGACTGTTGCATAATAGCTCTCTCTAAACTTCCATTTTTTGCGATCATTAACtcttagtttttattttttatttggttagTTTGGGGAAAAATAGCCTAGTTTACTAAAAATACCCCAAACATTAAGCCCATTCTCAATTCTGCCCCAAAGTTTTcttattctaaaaaataaaatccaactTTAGATTCAGCATTAAATCTTtctcggctttttttttttgtccaaagaaaaatcatcaacttttactcGTCCTTAATCTGCCACCATTAGCCCTCCTCTGTACAAAAAATGCCGTTAATAGCCAccaattttcatatcctagaaCGGTTTAACTTTagagataattttttatatcaccTTGCCGACGTGAATTGTTATCGACTCGAAAATACCATGTCAAATTGGGAGTGAGCCACGAGGCTTGATTTAAAAATGTATTGaaagtttatgtttttttaaacaaaataataatcGGGACAAATTTGATACTGGacttaaagtttgagatttattttatgaaataaaaaaaaaggttcgggGATTAGTTCGAAACTACACCTAAAGTTTCGggattttttcttagaaaaaaaaatcgagacagATCCGAAACCGAATCTAAAGTCGgaggtttttcttttcctttttttaaaaaattaggcaGGTCAAAATATATGTTACCATCTCATTTTTAGGGAAATCTCTCTTTTATCATTGATCGTCGTAAAAATTGAAGGATATAGAAAGTGGGAAAACAAGTAAATCAATAAGAATTCTAAACGATAGggaaataaacataaaaaaaaaaaatactcataaGACAGTAAGAGTTTGTTAACATTTTCATAAACAGAGCCACTTTAATGAAACTGAATGTTGTTAATTCGATAATAAGGTATGTAGAATGTAATGACATCGGTTGAGGAAAGGGATGGATTAGGCAAGCGAAGGCGCGTGGGAGTGCGGGACAGAATTGGCGGGCGATTTAACCATCACTTCACAATCAGGACGGCGGAAGCGACGTTGAAGAAGCGACGCGGTGGTATCCACCGTCCTTGTCAGTCTTAGTCCCGTCCGCGCATCGTACATCGCTTGGGACTTTTAACCGACGGGCCCAGTCCAGACTTTTCGTCGTTTGTTGAacggaacaaaaaaaggaaaaaaaacggaACACGATGATGagtaagaaaaagagaaaatacaaacggcattttgcattttggaagaaaaatgttttcttcgtGGAAGTAATTAAGTTTACCATATCACAGTTGGAAAACCAACCTTTAGGGCTCGGTTTGTTTTCGCATTTCTCGGCATTTGGTTCGCTTAGGGGAAGACGAGTCAacggaaaaatgttttcctactTAACACAATATGTATGCTGAAATTCGGGGAAATGGTTtcttttttgatgaaaaatggaaaatcatctTCTAACGGATGACTAGGTATCAATGCTTGGATCCAAACTCTACGCATGGAGCACGGAAAACCAAACGCTGGTTCATGAGTGTCCAGGACCACCAAGTATCCAAAGCTTGGGCCTAGGTCCATCAAGGTTGAGCCTAAAACCCTGTTGCTCATGCCCGAGCCCCCAGAGCCCACAATGAGGTCCATTGAAGTTCAGCCCGAAGCCTCGGTGCTTGTGCCCGATCCCCAAAGGCCGAGCGCGAGATCTCAATACTCGAGCTCGAATCTCCAACATCCGAGTCCGGGTCCACAAAGTCCATGCTCGGGTCCTCAACGATCTAGCTCGGGTCCCGGTGCCCGAGCTAAGGTCTATTGAGCCGAGGCCCAAGGACCCGGTGCCCTTGCCCAAGTCCATTAAGGCCGTGGCCAGGGTCACGATGCCTACGCTAGATTCCATCGAGGTTAGGCTCGGCACCTCGGCACCCGGGTTGGGATTCATTCGGGCGGGACCCGAGACTCTTGTGCCCATAGCCGGTTCCTCTACTGTTTATGCACAAGTTACTCGGGCTCGAAAAATGCATGTCTATGTAGGAAAATTAAATCAGAATTTTCATACTGgaagatggaaaatattttctaggtcattttcaagtttcaaccaaatatcgaaaaacattgtgatttttttttttttggaaaattacttggaaaacatttttcaataatatccCGTCTTGACGAATCCTTAATTCCAATTGATAGGGCGTCGTTTTATCTTTTGAGTTAGCTCGATTTATTGCATCTTGATTTATTGCCCTTTTCTCATGGTTATTTCACGACTAGGAGTGGATTCGCGCATACAATCTCATAACTTCGGGGCATAACAATAATTGTCATATATGTTCCTATCTTGGATGAAAATCATCATctggttaaaaaaagaaaagaaaagagagagaaggcatTCATGAAAGGTACAGTCTCTGCCTTACACATTCTATGTACATTTCCTCTAGTTTAGCTCAACAGTAGGTGATGGGAAAGTTGACAGATGAGCCGCGTTGAGCTGCTTCCACTTTGAGGATGGAGCCATGTCCGATGCCCGTGAACAAGGTTGCGCTCGCATCATCTATAACGGTCGGTCGAGTAGAAAATTTGAATCCAGGAGCAGCACTTTCAGCTATTCGACGCGACTGTGGCCGATGGAAAAGTCCATACGTCCAAATTCGTCATCATTCATCAGTCGCCCGCCGCCTTGTGGTGTAGCCCACGTCCAAATTCATTATAAAGTCTACGTTGACTTGCCGAGTGGGGTCCAGGAATATCTGTCTGCGAAGGATCCAAGAAACATATCATGATGTCCAACAACGTACGAGGATCCGCAACTTGCATGAGCGACGCGTTAAGCGCGAATGATCGAGTGGCAGATTTGACCACGAcgtttttattctttttgtcCTTGCTGACGACACAAACAATTTCTCACTTTTGGTTCTATATGTAACGTggtcattaaatttttaatttgtacaGTGTTATCCTTAAACTTTAGCCTAGTGCACAATGTGATCCcgaacatttaatttgtttACCATTCTCCATGAATTTTTGACgcatgttcaatgtagtcccggAATTATATGAAAACGTTCAATGTTCTCCTTCCGTTAATTCAAGCTTAGATACAACATTAAACATTTGTATATAGTTCGGTGGTTAAGTTAAACATGTGTCAAAAGTCCAGAGAGCATATTGAATAAATTCgaaattcatggaccacattatgCATTAGGCACAGTTCAGGGAATTGATTTCATATTGGGCCAAAATCTAGGGACCATCtgtgtcatttttcattttttttttcctacgaaAACATAGCATATTCACGACTCTCCTCCAGCTGTCCGCTAAATTCATACCGCAGCTGCCATGACGCGGTGCGAGCACACACGTCgcgttcttttctcttttcgcTCCGGAGATGAGATTCCTCGAGTTGGCTTTTCTGCATACGATTATACCCAATTTGAGATCTCTGTTCCGGCCGGTCGGTGCTCGAGCTCCTGA
This genomic interval from Rhodamnia argentea isolate NSW1041297 chromosome 4, ASM2092103v1, whole genome shotgun sequence contains the following:
- the LOC115746717 gene encoding ethylene-responsive transcription factor ERF017-like → MDEETGALGRHAEAGSSGARYKGVRLRKWGKWVSEIRLPNSRERIWLGSYDSPEKAARAFDAALYCLRGRHAQFNFPETPPDFAGADGLTPQEIRAVAARFAHEAPETSEQSRSKDDGHGHGTSPSAAREGDDSGSNDMDWSFLNALDDNECPCSGYGLYGGLDYVGGHELVPPPQASATANNTEDENDGGGDCHQPSFLWNF